AATTGAAACCAGTTTTGAGTTATGCGAATGATGCGACTTTAGCTATGTCAGAAGTCGCAGCATCGGTACAGGTTTTCAAACAGCATTCTACCTATTTGCAAAAATTACAAACTGATTATCAGCAATTGAGTCATCAGCAGCAAAATCTCCAGCCAACTCTCCAAATTTGGGAGAATCGCCAACGAGAAATTGATTATATCATCGCCGCTGTTACTGAATGGAAATCTACAGCGGTTTCCCATCTTTACCAAGTATTGAAATCTTGTCAGCAATCAGGACAAGCATTAACAGAAAATCTGGTAGAATTACCACTGGGTTTGTTGATGTTTGCTCAGAAATTAAAAATCTCAATAGTCCCAAAAGACTATAATTTAAATTTACCAGACTGGGGGTTATTGACAAAGGCAATATCTTATGAGGTAGAGGGTGGGTTTAGTGACAGACGGGGGAATAAATATACTTTTAGCTATTTTGTTCAGCAAAATTTGAGTCAAATTCCCATAGTGCTATCAAAAAGCGATCGCACCCAATGGCAAGAATTTTATCAGCAATTTCAAAATTATCAGCTACTCACCCAAAATCAGCGAAAATTGCTGGTTGAAAATATCCAGTTTTTTCTAGTGAGAATCCAACAGACCTATAATGCATCATGGAAACCAAATAATATTGATGCGACTCTCACCCGTGTTACCCAAGAATTACTAGATATCATCCTAGCAAATGCACGTAAATGTGTCGCCAAAGTCAAAGCTGAAACCGAACAACAGCTTCAACATCTGCAAAAGCAATTAAATCAACTCCCTAAAAATGATATTACCCTAGAGCAAATATCTGAAATTCAACAGCAGGTAGAAATCGCCAGTCAAGATGCTAACTCGAAACTGGAAGGAGTGATGAATATTTTACGACAGCTTCACCAACAAAAATTACCTGCTCAATTACAGATTTTAGTTGAGAAATACCTCACCAAGCAATCAAATATCTGGGAACAGCCTGAAGAATTATCCCAGCAAGTCAATTCATGGTCAAGTAGCATCATTCATCTGGAAACTTTAATTTCAGGTTTAGATTCCTTGGCGATTTTGGAGATGATTAAAACTGCTTTGACTGAATATCTTTCACAGCTAAATGAAGAAACCGCAACATCTCTACAGAAACTCGATAAATTGCGACTTAAGTTAAGTGACACAAAAAACAACTCATCATCTGAAATCTCAGCCAATTTAATTGCAGAAAGAAGCTGGTGGGAAACATTATGGCAAATAATTCCTGATAAATTTAAGCCAAAAATTAATTCCACAGACTTGTTTAACCTAGATTTATTACAGAATTTACAGACTCAGTTTGGATCTTGGGAACAGGAACTCAAAAATCATGAAACTTACCTCAACCGATATCAGAAATTTATCCAAGATTGGAGCGATAAATTACGCAATCCCTCAGAACGCGATCGCCACGATTTAAGGCGTATTTATTTAGATAATGCTAACGTCATCGGTATCACCTGCGTTCAAGCAGCTAGTAAAGATTTCTCCGAAGAATTCAATTACTTTGATGTCGTCATTATTGATGAAGTCAGCAAATGCACTCCACCAGAATTACTCATCCCAGCTTTGAAAGGTAAAAAGTTGGTCATGGTCGGCGATCATCGACAATTACCACCCATGCTTGACACTAGCACTATCGAAGAAGTAGCGCAAGAAATGGCGAGTACAAAAGCCGAATTACAATTTTTAGAAGATTCACTTTTCAAAAGTCAGTTTGAAACCGCTGATGATAGCATCAAGCAAATGCTAACTACCCAATATCGGATGCATCCCTATATTATGGGGGCAATAAACCAGTTTTATGATGGTAAATTAGAATGTGGCATTTTGCAACCGGATACCAAACGCGCACATCATCTATCAGGAGACATAATTAAACCAGACCACCATCTAATCTGGGTAAAAATTCCCCAGCAAAATCAATTTCAAGAACAACGGGAAGGAACTTCCTTCGTGAATATTCCCGAAATTGATATAATCGAAAATATCTGTCAGCAGTTTGAGCAGACTTGGACTGCTAAAGTCGCTAATGGTGAACCAAAAAAAGAAATTGCTGTCATTACATTTTATGGCGCCCAACTCAGAAAAATCGATGAACGCCTACAATCGGAACTTTTCCCTTCCTTACAAATTCGTACTGGTACAGTTGACCGATTTCAAGGGATGGAAAGACCTGTGGTGATTGTGAGCATGGTACGCAATAATAGTAGAGGCGATGTTGGATTTGCTAAAAAGCCAGAACGAGTTAACGTTGCATTTTCCCGCGCCCAAGAACTGCTAATAATTGTAGGATGTCACGATTTATTTACCCATCAACCAGGTAAAATCGGTAATATGTATTCACAAGTTGCAAATATTGTCAGTCATCATGGAGGTTTCGTTGATATTTCTCGCGTCTACGGCTAAACCTATTGATGACCGTCTCCAAAATTTGGTAGACGAAATAGAAGCGCAAACTCCGGCTTTATCGGTTTTAGCAGGGCGTCAATTTCGCTATGGTTTACGTCAAACTCCCGTAGAAATAACGATCAAAGAACCCCGTCCCTTTAACGTACTCGAAGAATTTATCATCCGCGCCGGTATTGAACTAGAACCAGCACCAACAGCAGAGGAATTAGCCTCTGTACTTGGTCTTGATCCTATATTCGTGCGAAGTACCATTAAAATTCTCCAAGATTTACAAACTTTAGCAGCCAAATCACCAATTACAGTTACCACTGAAGGTCGTGCATTTTATGAGAAAGGTTCAGTCCAAAAACCGCCATACTCTAAACAAATTTATGCTATTTCCGACCCTTTAGGCGAAAAACTTACTTTTCAGACTGACCCCTTAAATGATGTAATATTAAACCAGCCTGATTTAGCCAGTTACGTAAATCTTAATCATATAGTAACTGATATTTCTACCTTATCACTTGAGGAAGTCAGAGAAATTATTCAAGCTACAGATTTAGCATTTCATGTACCAACCGCAGGAAAAATCGTCACTGGATATAAAGTAGTATCACCAGCGAAAATAATTTGGAAAGAAATCTCACTTTTCGTGATATTCGATAGAAACGAAGATAAAGTACGCCTCGAAATCAGAAATGGAAAACAAATTTTAGAATCAGCCTCAAATTTACTCGCAGCCCTACACGCTGATGGTAAACTATCCTTATCCGCCTTGTGTAAATCCTCGGATGAAACCATTAATTTAGAACTTGAGGCGATTCTCAACCATCAAAATCCAGAAATGGAAGCTAGAGTTCAAAAAATTCGCCAACTTGTGCTAGAATCCAGCACCAAAACTACTGGGAAAAAGCCGAATAAAACTTTAGCTGGTACAGCCTTAACATTATTACCGGGACAAATTAATCAAGTTTTATCAGAAGTTTTAAATTCCGCCAAACGTCAGGTTATTATCTATTCACCTTCCATAACTCAGTCCCTCAGAGAAGAAAAAATCTTAACTCTGCTAGCAGAATTAGCCAATCGAGGAGTGAAGATTTTAATTGGATATGGAATTTCACAGCTGCTTGAAGACGCAGAACGACCAATACCACCAGAATTAGAGACCAAAATTAGAGCGATAAAAACATCAGATGGCTTACCATCCGTACACCTTTGTTGGTTGGGAGATTCCCACGTCAAAGAAATAATAGTTGATCAAGAAATTTATCTTTGCGGTTCCCATAACTGGTTATCTTATCATGGCGAACACCTACCACAAGGCGAATCAGTTTATCAAGTCACAATTCCCCATGAAGTCCAAGAAGCTAATAAATTTCTCACCGACCGCTACCAAAATCACGCGCAGAAATTATGGGAAAATGCAGTAGAAAATCATGATGAGCAACTGGCTATAGAATCCTTGTGCGTCTGGGACGCCCTAGGTATGGAAGATATAGCACTCACAGCGATACAACAAAATAACTGGCTGGAACTTCTACCAGTGTGGTTAAATTTGATAGTCCAGGGACTAAAGTCGAAAAAAGTCCCAGATGATTCACCGAGTTTGACAATAGCATTGTCGATGCTCAGTCATATTTCTCCAGACTCAATTTATATTGAACCATTACGACAGGGGCTTTGTCAAGTTATCAGCGCGATCGCCAATAACAATCCCGATAACGCTGTAAACTTACTCACTGAGCCAATTAGACACGAGTTTTTGCGTCTCAACATCGCGCCAGAGGGAGATTTACTCGAATCCCAAGAAACAGAACTATGAGGATGTTGAATAATTTTCAGTATAGCACTTCCTATTCAGTGATGGTACTCAATTGTATCACGCGATGTAGGGGCACGGCACTGCCGTGCCCTTACCGATGTACCTCACTAGGGCGAGAAACGCTATATCCCCCATGCTCCATGCCCAAAAATTAGTTAAGAATCGAATGGCACCAAGAAAAGCCCAAAGGCTTGTGTCGTCTTCCAGCCTCATAGCTTGGAATGTATTCTCATAGGCTCTGCCTTCTGTCAAGCCACTGGAGGCGGAGCCTCCCAGAATGGGTTCCCAGGCTATGGACTCTTAACCAGTCAGGGCAAAGGCTGTATCTTAACTTAGTGCTATTGAGTTAAGAATCCTCAATTATTAATTATGAAATGTGAACTTTTCCATATTTCAGTATTGCTAGTTCAGAAAAAATAGCTGAAACCCTTATCTATCTTAGGCTACAGTTCAATGATTCTCACTTAGGAAATTAACTTTGATGTCGATGCGGAAATTCGTCTAATTCGATACAATTTATAGGCTAGGAGAGCCGAGGAAAAGAAAGTGGTCTTATCAAAAGGCTTTGAGATTGAGATGTACACTGGCACACCTCAAGGTGAAATCGTCGGTCTCTCAGACAAAATTGTCGGGGTAATAGATGGATTTGTCCGGGAGCCAGATAGCCGCAACGTAGAATACACAACAAAACCGCTGCTTAATTATGAGCAACTGTTGTGTGCGCTGCTGAGTCCGCGCCGGAACCTGCGAAATTACATCAAGCGCTTAGGTGATTATACCCTGATTCCAGGGAGTACCCTGTCTTTGGGTGACAGCGATCGCTTTTTTCGTTCCGATCCAACTAACCCCTACCATGACTACATTGAGCAAACCTACGGTACAAACGTAGTCACCGCCAGCGTTCATATCAATATTGGCATCAGTGACCCAGAATTATTAATGCGGGCTTGTCGGGTGATCCGCATGGAAGCGCCTTTATTCCTCGCCCTCAGCGCCTCATCTCCCTTCCTCGATAGTCAAGCTACCGGCTATCACTCCACCCGCTGGGCTATGTTCCCCCAAACCCCCACCCATGTGCCTTTATTCGTCAGCCACGCCCATCATATTCAGTGGGTGGAAGCACAACTGGCTACAGGGACAATGCAAAACGTACGCCATTTGTGGTCATCGGTTCGACCCAATGGCGATCGCCGTCCCTATGACCTCAATCGCCTGGAACTACGCATTTGCGATTTAGTCACAGATCCCATCGCCTTGCTCGCAATTACGGCCTTGCTAGAAGCTCGATTGTTGCAGATAATGGAAGACCCCCGAATCGATCCGTTAACCCAAAGCACCCTCACACCCGCAGAACTTATTCACCTGACTGCTAGCAATGAAGCAGCAGCGGCTACTGCTAGTCTCGATGCCCAACTTAGGCATTGGCAAGACGGCAGAATCATCCTAGCCAGAGATTGGATTGCCCAACTATACCAAGAAGTTTGGGCGATCGCCAAACAACAAGGCTTTAGTTGTTTCCTATCCCCGTTACACAAAATTCTCCTCGCAGGTAATGAAGCCCAACAGTGGTTACAGCTGCATAAAGTCGGTTTTGACACTCAGCGCGTCATCACCCAGGCGATGATTACTACCCTTGACCGGGAAATCGAGTTAGAGCATAAATTGTGTTCCCCCCTGATGGCTTAACACCGCATCCCCTGTCTTCTGACAAATGGTAGATTTTCTGAAGACCATTACGACTCCAGGACAGACTAACCACTACTGCTTCATAAAACTTAACATTGGCTAAATTTAGTCAGAAATACTCTCAGATATAGGTCTGGGAGGGTTTCTCTTTAGTTTTAAAATTCTAATCAATGGAGAACGCTTGACAATTATTAATAAAACCTATCAATCGCCTCTATCGCCTGGTAGATTTTGCCAAAGCGATACATTGTTTTTTACAATACATCGACTCCACTGAAAAATGCCTCAGGTAGTATTAGTTAACCCACAAATTCCGCCGAATACAGGCAATATTGCGCGTACCTGTGCGGCTACGGGCACAGAATTACATTTGGTGGGGCCTTTAGGCTTTGAAATTAGCGATCGCTACCTCAAAAGAGCCGGTTTAGATTACTGGCCATACGTCAATTTGCACAATCATGAATCCCTAGAAGCCTTTAAAAACATACATCACAACCGTGGAGGTAGATTGTTGGGGTTCACGGTTCATGGCAGTGTTAATTATGTGAAATTTCAATTCCTGGCCAATGATTGGCTGCTGTTTGGTAGTGAAACCACAGGCTTACCACCAGCAGTGCTGTCAGCCTGTGACGCTCAACTTTATATTCCCATGACTCAACCTCACGTTCGCAGCCTAAATCTTTCTGTGAGTGTGTCAATTGGATTGTTTGAAGCCCGTCGCCAGTTGGGTTATTTAGATTAGAATTTAAAAAAAATTATCAGTATTTTTACTTAAAAGAAGATAAACAAATATCTAACAGCTAATTTGGTAGCCAAACTATATCCATTGTTACAGAAATCACAAAGTAAATAGGTATACTGGATGGTGAAAGTATTGCCCAAACTCGGTAAAGAATACCTACTGAACATGGTTGCTTTATATAAGAAATTTGTATATAAGATTTGAGGAAATTCCTAATTTCGATGCTAGATTTTTATGAATTTCAATTATCTCTGGACTAGGAACAAAAAGGGTAAAACCTAGTCTTATCAAGCATTTCAGTGATTTTGGGTCAATTAGTATTTGTCAGGGGCGCAAAAATAGCTGCGAGTTTACACGGTTGTCTTTTAGGGAATAATCAACGTAAAGTCTCGTGTTGGGAAGACGGATTTGCTAGGAATCTCTTGAAGATATCTACAGCAGGGGGGCATCGCTTTTCCAGAAGTCTGAGCAAATCAATTGCCGAAAGCTTTGTGGACTGGGCTATTAAACTAGTCCCAGCGACGACAGCAAGACAGCAAAAGACAACTGCAAACAGCAAAACATCCTAGGGTGTGAGGAGTGGAGCGGACAAGTCAGCACAGCAATTTTAAGTTTTGCCCTAAGGTGTGAACTTGTCTAAATCACCAGAAGCAGGTTAATCTTGCGTAAGTATCTCTGGTGAGTGTGATCTTGATCTATAGTTCGATGTGATCTAAATCATTGACTAATATCCGACTGAAAAAATCAAGGTCAGTTAAGCGCTAGTGATCATAGGAGGTCGTCTTTGAAACGAGCATTGAAAAAGAGAGTGAAAGCTGTGCTGAAAAATACCCCCAGCATTGATGGTGTGCCAGTAGAGCAGGCAAACGAGGTTAATTCTCAGATTAACCACCGAGTACGAAAAGCTGCCATGATCGGCTTGGCAATCTCAATGGGAGCAACCAGCCTGCTGGTAACTCAACAAAGCGATCAAGCCCAAGCAGCGGCTCCTGCAGGTAGCGAAAAGGTTGCCTCAACAAATTCTGCTGCTCCTGACAATGAGGTGAAATTTGCTACCACAAAGCTGGAGAGCCTAAACGTCTCCTCAGCCAGCGTGCCGGAAAATCCCGTCATAGTGGAACCCACAGCAATTTCACAGGTGCCTGGGCTAGAAGCTAAATTGCAAGGAACCGCCAGTGGGAAGTCTGTCCAATTTCCAGCCTCATCAGCAGATCCAGCAACAACAGCACCTTACAAAACTTCTCTGGCGCAGCAACCCCAAGTAGCCCAGGGGATGCAAACCATCCAAAACCTCTCTAGTGGTAATGGTGTTGTGGGTAGTCAAAAATTGCTGACTACTCAACCACAAACAGTCATCACAGAGAGCAAAGTCGCTATTGGTGAAGTTAATGCTCAACTGAAAGCGCAGCAAGAGTTTGCACTAAACCGCTTACAAGAGAAATCGAACCGCTTAAGACAGAGTTTGACACAGTTACGGTCTGGAGAAAGCCAAAATTTATCACAACCTACTATCAGTTTGGCGCAGCCAGCGAATGTAGTTGATAAAGCAGCCCAGGTCAGTGTTAACAACAGTGCCACAGAACAGTCACCAACATCTACAGAAACCAGCCAAACTAGCCTGGTTTCGAGGTTAAAACAGTCAAGAGCCACAGGTGCATCCCTCGCAACGCCTACATTAGCCTCACCAAAATTTGTTGCGCCATCAGCGTCTGCAGCCTACGAAGTTAAACCTGGAGATACATTAGCGGCGATCGCTAGCAATTACGGTACTTCGGTCTCAGAATTAGCTAAGGCAAATAATCTCAGCAATCCCAATCAACTGCAAATTAGTCAAAAACTGACAATTCCTGCGGCTGGGGTTGAACAAAACACTGTCAGCGTTCCTACTGTAGCAATTAACCCCAGTGTTGTGCAGCCCGGTGCTACGCCCAAGGTAGCTACCTCCCCAGTGAACCAGGCTAGTGTACCTGTTAGTTCACAGTTATCAATCATTGCCAATAACAGCAATGTGACTGTACCGACACCAGTATCTACTATCAGTCCACAAACAGTTCCTAACCTTGGTAACTCCTATGGTATGGGTGGTGACACACCAGTACCAAAAGTTTTTGCCGAAATTCAACTGGCTCAAAAACAAGAGTCGGTAGCAGGGACAAAAAGTAATAAACGTCTGCAAAGCTTACAAACAGAAATCGAAAGATTACGCCAAAAATACCGCGCCCAACAGTCTGGTGTAGTTTTACCGCCAGATAGCGAAACTAATAATCCTGCGGTGGAGATTCCCGTTGCTAATAGCAGTAATTTTGCGGTATCCAGCCCCAGTTATCAACGGAATGCGGTACAGATTCCCGTTCCTGCACCGATTGGGATGACTAACTATAGCACCCAACCAGTTCAGCCTTTATACCGAGCAACTAGACCCAGTAGTGAGCCAGTAAATCCAGAGTTCTTACCTAACCAAGCCTCTGGACAGTGGACTCCCTCTGGTAATGCATCTGACTCCTTAGGCAAAATGCGCGGAACTAACGTTTCCCCAGCATTACCACCTTTGGCAGCAGTTGATCAATACCTGCCCAGAACGATTGACGAAAACACACCGCCTCCTTCCACCTCATCAGTAGGTTACATTTGGCCAGCAAAGGGTGTTTTCACCTCTGGCTTTGGTATGCGCTGGGGACGCCCCCACAGAGGTATTGATGTTGCCAACTCCACTGGTACACCAATTTACGCCTCCGCTGACGGTGTGGTACAAAAAGCAGGCTGGAATAACGGTGGCTACGGTAACCTCGTAGAAATCCGCCATGCTGATGGTAGCATGACTCGATATGGCCACAACAGCCGGATTTTGGTACAGGCTGGTCAACAGGTGCGTCAAGGAGAAACTGTTGCTCTTATGGGTAGCACTGGTTTCAGCACAGGTCCACACACCCACTTTGAAATCCATCCAGCAGGCAAAGGCGCAGTTAACCCCATAGCCTTCCTACCCAACCGCGTCTAATTTCTGGCTATCTACAATTCAATCATTTTCTGGTTCAATGAGGGAGTTTCGCTCCCTCTTTTGCTTTGTATAGCTAGGGGCTAGGGCAATACGCTTCGGTTAAAGGGCACAAGCCTCAAGGCATCGAAAATTAATTGGCAAAGAGACTAGCAAAAACCAAATACTCATGCTATACTCACAATATATGCAAAATAAAAATATGGCTCAGTAGCTCAGCTGGTTAGAGCGCGGGACTCATAAGCCTGAGGTCGTTGGTTCAAGTCCGACCTGAGTCATTATAATTTAAAATGCTAGGTTTGTAAGTTAAGTCTTATTCATCCATGTTGTAGCATTCTTTGCTACCCAAATATGTAGATGAGTTGCTGCTGATCGCCAAGAATTTCTAGACTGCGCGAGTATTTGTTCTGCGATCGCTGGTGTTAGGTGTAATCTAACCTCTTTAGTATTGGATAATCGTGCTAGCTGAATGCGTAGCTGTGCCCACTTTAACAGTGTCTGTGAA
The Gloeotrichia echinulata CP02 DNA segment above includes these coding regions:
- a CDS encoding translation initiation factor IF-2 N-terminal domain-containing protein, giving the protein MEKKTKVRIYDLANELKLDSKKLLAICDKLNITAKVPTSTITESDAERIRKAVNKLIAAKTNSSKNKTSSEDWSYVFVAATVDSFLRHLEGEDVLKLYPESWERRERANELMFECVGLQSCLFYVRRKGAGRDAGEQIWDLTIATDHDNFQLPARLQKLGKTLGFIAAVQKDGYGGLKLLSAQLLPLARGQGDAYSIPYRLRLLPNHKHQIGIPSATLVRIATIPVCGDHVPTEDQLKAWKAFLQVEEKIAKARQFCVAYIDYDHSSRRRINFVINLASATLDGAKDNSLDVDNFWERVKRARNDEIKLFETNPIGKNWYSGRQLGSIEEVDAKRNIIGVRLERDLAEHITSERYQLPENGFLFFQAVGDIQQIQRKKKALEDLNNGRTQNPYLGNFLFDASQARPIKQTVELQPQDLLLSSANPGQKAAVETVLSAKDLVLIQGPPGTGKTTVIAEICYQVALRGGRTLIASQANLAVDNALSRLVHNPVIRAIRKGRAEKVGDEGQPFLEDQVIGTWLQNTATDCENNLTQRRENVEIFRQLLASLPRFTTYVTAEEEFHQQQEEFKQGKTKIEANYHKQEVAYQENVAKTSEVEFLISGLENLLNSPANINWESPEVTNFLPLLKPYTEGNTSVQTFIANVRTAINYSDQLGFVRPGYGAFGLAIWLRETLGVELSELKPVLSYANDATLAMSEVAASVQVFKQHSTYLQKLQTDYQQLSHQQQNLQPTLQIWENRQREIDYIIAAVTEWKSTAVSHLYQVLKSCQQSGQALTENLVELPLGLLMFAQKLKISIVPKDYNLNLPDWGLLTKAISYEVEGGFSDRRGNKYTFSYFVQQNLSQIPIVLSKSDRTQWQEFYQQFQNYQLLTQNQRKLLVENIQFFLVRIQQTYNASWKPNNIDATLTRVTQELLDIILANARKCVAKVKAETEQQLQHLQKQLNQLPKNDITLEQISEIQQQVEIASQDANSKLEGVMNILRQLHQQKLPAQLQILVEKYLTKQSNIWEQPEELSQQVNSWSSSIIHLETLISGLDSLAILEMIKTALTEYLSQLNEETATSLQKLDKLRLKLSDTKNNSSSEISANLIAERSWWETLWQIIPDKFKPKINSTDLFNLDLLQNLQTQFGSWEQELKNHETYLNRYQKFIQDWSDKLRNPSERDRHDLRRIYLDNANVIGITCVQAASKDFSEEFNYFDVVIIDEVSKCTPPELLIPALKGKKLVMVGDHRQLPPMLDTSTIEEVAQEMASTKAELQFLEDSLFKSQFETADDSIKQMLTTQYRMHPYIMGAINQFYDGKLECGILQPDTKRAHHLSGDIIKPDHHLIWVKIPQQNQFQEQREGTSFVNIPEIDIIENICQQFEQTWTAKVANGEPKKEIAVITFYGAQLRKIDERLQSELFPSLQIRTGTVDRFQGMERPVVIVSMVRNNSRGDVGFAKKPERVNVAFSRAQELLIIVGCHDLFTHQPGKIGNMYSQVANIVSHHGGFVDISRVYG
- the gshA gene encoding glutamate--cysteine ligase; the encoded protein is MVLSKGFEIEMYTGTPQGEIVGLSDKIVGVIDGFVREPDSRNVEYTTKPLLNYEQLLCALLSPRRNLRNYIKRLGDYTLIPGSTLSLGDSDRFFRSDPTNPYHDYIEQTYGTNVVTASVHINIGISDPELLMRACRVIRMEAPLFLALSASSPFLDSQATGYHSTRWAMFPQTPTHVPLFVSHAHHIQWVEAQLATGTMQNVRHLWSSVRPNGDRRPYDLNRLELRICDLVTDPIALLAITALLEARLLQIMEDPRIDPLTQSTLTPAELIHLTASNEAAAATASLDAQLRHWQDGRIILARDWIAQLYQEVWAIAKQQGFSCFLSPLHKILLAGNEAQQWLQLHKVGFDTQRVITQAMITTLDREIELEHKLCSPLMA
- a CDS encoding tRNA (cytidine(34)-2'-O)-methyltransferase; protein product: MPQVVLVNPQIPPNTGNIARTCAATGTELHLVGPLGFEISDRYLKRAGLDYWPYVNLHNHESLEAFKNIHHNRGGRLLGFTVHGSVNYVKFQFLANDWLLFGSETTGLPPAVLSACDAQLYIPMTQPHVRSLNLSVSVSIGLFEARRQLGYLD
- a CDS encoding peptidoglycan DD-metalloendopeptidase family protein; the protein is MKRALKKRVKAVLKNTPSIDGVPVEQANEVNSQINHRVRKAAMIGLAISMGATSLLVTQQSDQAQAAAPAGSEKVASTNSAAPDNEVKFATTKLESLNVSSASVPENPVIVEPTAISQVPGLEAKLQGTASGKSVQFPASSADPATTAPYKTSLAQQPQVAQGMQTIQNLSSGNGVVGSQKLLTTQPQTVITESKVAIGEVNAQLKAQQEFALNRLQEKSNRLRQSLTQLRSGESQNLSQPTISLAQPANVVDKAAQVSVNNSATEQSPTSTETSQTSLVSRLKQSRATGASLATPTLASPKFVAPSASAAYEVKPGDTLAAIASNYGTSVSELAKANNLSNPNQLQISQKLTIPAAGVEQNTVSVPTVAINPSVVQPGATPKVATSPVNQASVPVSSQLSIIANNSNVTVPTPVSTISPQTVPNLGNSYGMGGDTPVPKVFAEIQLAQKQESVAGTKSNKRLQSLQTEIERLRQKYRAQQSGVVLPPDSETNNPAVEIPVANSSNFAVSSPSYQRNAVQIPVPAPIGMTNYSTQPVQPLYRATRPSSEPVNPEFLPNQASGQWTPSGNASDSLGKMRGTNVSPALPPLAAVDQYLPRTIDENTPPPSTSSVGYIWPAKGVFTSGFGMRWGRPHRGIDVANSTGTPIYASADGVVQKAGWNNGGYGNLVEIRHADGSMTRYGHNSRILVQAGQQVRQGETVALMGSTGFSTGPHTHFEIHPAGKGAVNPIAFLPNRV